AGGCATTTTCTCAAAAAAATTTCACTTTTTTTCACTTTTTCCGCAAAGAACTAAATTTACTCACTATAAAGCACATCTTATCAACATTCAATCCACAACTTTCTTTCTGCAGCCAGCCATATATTTTTCAAATAGCCGAGATTTTACTTCCCGCTTCGATTAAAAATTCGACTTTTTATCCTCTCCGCCAGGGATTTTAAGGCCTTTTTCTCGATTTTTCTGGTTTTCTCACGGGAGAAGCCGCATTTTTCTCCAATTTGCTCCAGAGATGGTCGTTTTTCCTGACCATAATGAAGCTGAAGGACCTTGCGGGAGTCTTCGTCCAGGTTATTGACGCACTGATTCAGGAAACGAATGGTTTCCCGATGGGCAAAATGTTGTTCTGGATTTTCTCGGTTGTCAGGAATCTCCAGGTCACAGACAAAATTCGGATTGCGCGATGCTGTATTGGAAAGGGTAAGTGTAGACGATTCCAGATCGTGCAACGTGCGGCGACGTTTCGCAAGACTGTCGGGAATGCGAACAACTTCACTATGGCATTCCACGCATTGACTCAAGTACTTCTGAATCCAGGGGCGAGCGTAGGCATCGAAGGGTACGCCACGATCCACCTCGTAACTATCGAGAGCACGCAGCATTCCCTTGGCTCCTTCCTGAATCAAGTCCGAAGAATCCTGATTGTGATGACCATATTTTCTCGCCATGCTTTTCACTAGAGGCATATACCGAGCGGCGATTACGTTACGAACGGATTCCCACTCGCTATAGGTTTTCTGCAGCTGACTCCACCAGCCATGACTAAGACCATGTTTCGCACAGGCTTCGTAAGTGAGGCTACGGACATTCCAGAGAAAGTCAAGCATCTGACGGTTCGTCCGGAACGATAATTGTGATCCGTCATCAACATTGTCTAGGCGGCAAAATACAGCTCCTAGATTAAAGATTTCACTACGCAGGCTAACCAGCCGTTCAAAAGATACACTCCGACCCATACTCCTAATATGGCAAAAACCTCCTGCCGATGGCAAGAGGTATTTTGTATAAAATAGTTGCTTTAATCCCCATTTCATAAAATAAGGTTACTAAACAAGTTTGCTAAAGCTCTTTAGTAACCTACTTTACAAACAAAGTAAATATAGAATTTAATTTTTTTGATAAACAAGGTTACCAAAATACACCCATAGGGAACTTTAGTAACCCGATTCTTAAAAAATATAGAAAGCTTACTGCACGGCCCTTACATCACCTGTAATTGATTTCGCAAAATCTTTTTCCAGAGAGTCCATTTCATTTTTCAAATTTTCCGATGCAACTTTGTTCAGGGAATCAAGTTCAGCTTTCATTTCGGGACTTATTTCGGGACTTTCAATTTTCATGGCCTTCTGAAGACCTTGAGTCGATCTTATTAGGGAATCTGCAGAGAGAACGGCTCGCGGCCTTTTCGTGAGTAAACGCCCTGTCGTCTCCGCCTTCATAATCGTCTTGAAATCGAGAATCCAGATTTCGGTGTCGGAACCTGCACGGACAGGAGGGCCCCAGGAATCTACACCGGAACTGACCAGCCAATGAGTTTCGCTTAAAGTACCTTCGCCATAAGCCAAAGGCCAAATCCATTTGATGAGAATGTTGCCCGGGAAGAATTGTCCATCGTGAGTGTGGCCGGAAAGAGCGAAGTCCGGACGGGACTTGCCATATTCATCTTCGATGCCCTTGGGCTGGTGGTCCAGAAGAATCCAGGGGACGTCATGTTCCTTGTTGGTCAAGCTTTCTGCCATAGGGCTACCCACCGCAAGTTCTTCCAGAGTTTTGCGAGGTTCGTTGAAGACGCGGGCCTTCTGGAAATCCCGACGTCCCGTAAAGCAGGCCGTCGGCTTTCTTGCCGGGAGACAGGCGGTAGAATCGTCCAGAACAATCCAGCCATTCCTGCGGAGGAAACCTGCTGGATCGGAACCGGAACGTTCCATGTACACTTCATGATTTCCCTCGATGGCAACTGCGGCAATCCTTGCAGTGGAGGCAAGCTTTTGAATCAGAGGGTCATAACCTTCTGCCGTCAGGACGGAATCATGAACGTCGGCGAAGTCACCTCCAAAAAGAATGAAGTCCGGCTTGATGGAATCGCACTGGGCGATAAGGCGTTCCAGCTTTTCCTTCTTGAAAAGCGGGTCAATGTGAAGATCGCTGAAGAACACCGCCTTGAAATTACGGAAACTGCTGGGAGCTACAAAACTTGGATGGAGCGTCACGGGAACTTCCAAAGTGCGGGTCTTGTAATCGTAGTGATTGGGAATGCCATAGGCGAGAAGACCTGCGGTCAACAGGACGGTAGCGGCAAGGATCGCACGGGAGCCGTTGCGGAAAAAATTCGTCCTGTATTGAGGGTGGCCTTTTTTCGCCCGAAGCTTCTTCCAGACGAAACGAACGCCAAAGAACAGGTCCCACAGAAGATACATCCAGAGAGCCTGACATAGCCAGATAACCATGAAGCATTGCACTGCTGCAAAAATTTGGGAATTGCTTCTAGCCAAAAAGAAACTGGCAAAAGTCAAAATGATGGGAAGTCCTGCAATCAACACACCCTTATTGCCTGTAGCAACTTTGCGGATGTTTAAGTACAGAACTAGAACAGCGGTAATGGGAAAAATCAAGAAAAACATTGTTTTCTTAATTTACTAAAATTTTTTGAAATGTTATACGCACTGACTGCAATATTGGTCGCCTTGATTGTTTATGGAATCGTTCGTGGGCATAGCCTGCGAGAAATTTCAGGAATGGCATGGTCCGGCGTTGGAGTGGCAAAGAACATTTTTATCGTCATGCTAATGGTAGGCGTCATGACTGCCCTATGGCGAGCCTCGGGTACAGTCGCCTATATTGTGAGCGTGACCTCGGGGGCATTGCAACCTGCATTTTTTCTCCCTGCGGCATTCGTGCTGAACTCCCTACTTTCCGCCCTGACGGGAACGTCTGTAGGAACTGCGGCTACCATGGGTTCTATCTGCATGAGCGTAGGATGTGCCATGGGAATCTCTCCGGCGGTATGTGGCGGTGCAATTCTCTCGGGAGCCTTTTTCGGAGATCGCTGTTCTCCCGTTTCCACAAGCGCTCTTTTGGTAGCACAGGTGACGGGAACGAACATCTATGACAATATCCGCGGGATGATCCGTACCTGCATTTTGCCTTTCGTCTTATCTCTTGGAATTTTTGCAGGAACAGGCTACTTGATGGAAAGTGCCTCTACCGCAACAAACGTGACGGATATTTTCAGCCAGTTCTACAATCTTCACTGGACATTACTTTTCCCTGCAGCAACCATTTTGATTCTCGCCTGCCTAAGGGTAAACATTAAGCTGAACATGGCCATCAGCATTTTACTATCTGCGATTCTGGCGTGGAGCATGCAAGGGATGGCTCCTGAAAAGATTTGCGAAACCATGATTTTTGGTTATTCCGCTCCTGAAGACATATCAGAAATGCTCTCGGGCGGTGGGCTTTTAGGAATGCTGAAAATGTGCGGGACTATCCTCATTTCCTTGACCTTTGTAGGACTTATCAAAGGCACTGGCATTCTTGAAAAAGTGAAAGTACTCATTTCCCGACTGAGCCACAGAATTTCCCCCTTCGGCTGCACGCTGTTCACAGCCATTCTTACTAGTATGACCAGCTGCAATCAAACCATGAGTATTGTACTCACTAACGAGATGTGCGAAAGTGTAGTAACCGACAAAAATAAAAGAGCCCTCTTTATAGAGAACTCTTCTGTAGTCGTAGCGGGAATTATTCCCTGGAGCATGGCAAGCCTTGTTCCTCTGGGAGCAATGGGCGCACCCACCAGTAGCGTACTGTTCGCAGCTTACCTGTATCTGATTTTCATTTTCCAGTGGATTACTGAAAAACGAAACTAGACTCCGTAACGATTGAAGGCATCGTTTTCATCTAGAATCTTGAAATTCACGATATACTGCTTCTTGGTGTTAGGATTGTTGTATTCCACCAGTTCAATCACCCACGCATTTTTTTCGCACTGGACCAAGAAACCGGTACGTTCCAATGTGCCGATAGTCTTGGAGCCCAACACCTGAAAATTAAACGGTTTACCATACTGACTGGACAAATTCTGGAAGACATTGGTGTACTGCATCTTCACATTTGCCACATTCACATTTCCGGCAATGAAGGGGCTGTTATCCAGAACAGCGTCAAAGGCTTCATTGAACTTTTCCACTTTCAGGAAGTCAACCATCTTCTTGACGCAATCGCTGGAATGGGGGCCAGCAAAAGCAAAAGAGCAGAGACAGAGAGATAAAAGAATAGATTTGATTTTCATAGTTCCTCCTTATTTTGCGTAAGCTTTAAAAATATCTTCTTCAGTGACGTAACGAATATCGCCAAAACGGTGCTTTCCGTCGTCGCCAACGTACTCATGAATTTCGAGCATCCATGCGGACTTTTCGCAGTTAATCTGGAAAACAATCTCTTCCATATTCTTGGCAAGGGTACGGGTACGCCATTTCGTGAAACCTAGAGGTTTTCCATGCTGGCGGGTAAATTCCTTCATCTTCCCAGCATAAAAAACAACTGCATTGTTCTTTGCCGCATCGGAATTTTCAAATGCATAAACATGATCCATCAAGGAAGATGTTGCATCCTCATACTTTTGTTTTTTTACAAAATCAACGAATTTTGCCATTTGCTTTTCAGCCAATTCCCCTGCGCAGGAAAATGCTGCAGCAAATAAAATGAAGTAAAGAATTTTTCTCATAAGACTCCTAACGTTTTCCATAATATATCAAAATTATTTGCTATTCAGGATGTAGTCCAGAAGACCATCGCAGCCTTCGTTCACATCACGCCAGGTAGCATCAAAATTTCCGGTATACCACGGGTCAGCCACATCGCCGGGGCGATTTGTCCAATCCATCATGAGAGAAATTTTCTTGCGGTCATGCTCAATGTTGGCAGATGTCGCAGTGACATCGCGGGAGGTTTCGTAAGCATAGTCTGCTGCACTGATATTCCAGCGGAGATTTCGTAGGTTGTTACGATCCATCAGGACGATGTAATCATAATAGTCATAATCCCGTTGAGTCATCTGACGGGCAGCGTGACCGCTGCAGTCAATACCTTTTGAGTTCAGCAGACGACGTGCAGGCGGATAAACCGGGTTGCCAATTTCTTCTGTGGAAGTGGCGGCAGAGGCGATTTCAAAATCCGCGGCAGTCAGACCGCAGCTCTTTCCGCTGGCGAGTTCTGTGCGGGCAGGTCCCGCGCAGCTCCTACCGGATGGGCCGAACATTTCTGCCACCTTGTGCTTCATGACGAATTCCGCCATAGGGCTTCTGCAGATGTTTCCGTGACACACAAAAAGAATCTTGACCATAACGTAAATTTAAAAATCGAAACTACAGTTCGATGGTTTCCTCATCGCTCTTGATGAAATTTTCAAGACGTTCCAGGACAAGGGCGGAATCCACACGGGCGTCTGCACGAAGGGAACATTCCCATATGACGGCAACCCGGATGCCCATCAGCGAAAGCTGGTGCTGCGTTTTTATATCTCGAACGATGTTGTTATCGAACTTATTATTCCAGAAATCGGAATTGGACTTGGGACGGCTGGTGAGCTTGCAGCCATGCTGATGCCAGAAGCAGCCGTTCACGAAAATAGCCACCCCATATCTCTGCACGAAAATATCCGGAGTACCGGGCAGATCTCGCCTGTGAAGGCGGTACCTAAATCCTGCGTGAAACAAGGACTTACGAACAATCACTTCCGGCTTCGTATTTTCCGAATGCACCGCCCCCATCATCTGGGAACGTGTCATAGGCTTTTTCTTTTTCACTCTTGCAGCCACTACATTTCCCGTTGATATTTCCAATAGTAGAACAGCGACCAGGCTGCCCAAAAAACGCACAGCACCATGCCCACATAGCCTATGGTATAGACCACACTTGCAATCGTATCGTACTTCAGCAACAAGCCTGTTTCTGACAAGATGAAATTCCAGTCATGAAAACCATAAGGGGCTTCCGCACCCGTGCCACCGCTAATAAGCATTAAACGCATGTGGAGAGCGTCATCAATGTAGGGAGCCACATCGATGAAATTTTCGAAGGCCCACCAAAGTCCCACAGAAGCACCCAACAAATCACGGGGCTTGATCCATAGTGCAAAACAAAAAACCATGGGCATGATAATCTGAAACAAGGATCCGCCGAGGGATGTGATAATTTCGTTCTTTAAGAAACCGAAAATGATATGGCCACTTTCGTGTACCGGCAAGTTCAGGCAGTGGAGATATTGCGCAATAGGAGCATCATACCCGCTGCGGAAAAGTTGCACCGTGAAGAAAATCATGGCAAGCCACAAAATGACGCGCAGGGTAAAGAACTGCTGACGCCCCAAAGGTCTCGGATAGAATAAAAACTGCAGGACTGCGGGCCAAGTATCAGAATCTCCGAGACGCATTTGCGAAAACCTGCTACGCTTTACCGTAACAAGATTCAATTGCACAGGATCCGTAGCTTTCTGCTTCATCACTAAAATAAAGATAAATCTTTTTTAATTTTTAGTTATGAAAGTTCAAGAACGTTTTTTAAAGTACGTCAGTTTTACAACCACCTCCGACGAAAATTCGGCAACCTGCCCCAGTACCGATTGCCAATTTGCGTTAGGAAAGTACCTTGCGCAGGAACTGGCAGAAATCGGTCTTCAGCAGGTGAAGATTGACGAGCACTGCTACGTGTACGGAATGCTTCCCGCAACCGCAGGCCACGAAGAGGATACGCCCATCGGTTTCATTAGCCACATGGATACTTCCCCGGATTTCTCCGGCGTAAATGTGAAGCCACAGATTATTGAAAATTACGAAGGCAACGATGTGGTTTTGGAAGGTGCAGGGCGCGACGAACAGGGGCTCGCCAAAATGGTGCTGAAAGTCGCAGACTTCCCCACTTTAAAAAATTTGAAGGGACGCACCCTCATCACCACCGACGGCACCACATTGCTGGGCGCCGACGACAAGGCGGGCATTACAGAAATCGTTACCGCCATGGAAGAGTTGGCAGAAACGGATCGCCACGCAGAAAGCCGCGGCTACGAGAATCTTTCTGGCCATGGCGACATCTGGGTTTGCTTTACGCCCGACGAAGAAATCGGCCGCGGCGCAGACCTTGTGGATTTGAACTACATGAAGGCAAAGTACGGCTACACTGTGGACGGCGGCTACGAAGGCGACATCGCTTACGAGAACTTCAACGCCTGCAGCGCCAAGTTTACCGTTCGCGGCAAGAGCGTGCATCCGGGCGAAGCCAAGGGCATCATGAAGAACGCAAGCCTCATGGCTACAGAAATCGCCATGGCCCTCCCCGCCGATGAAACTCCCGCCACTACCGAAGGCCACCAGGGTTTTTATCACCTGACAGACATGAAGGGCGATGTAGAAAACGCAACCCTCTGGTACATTGTCCGCGATCACGACAAGAAGCGCTTTGAAGAACGCCAGGAATTCTTGCGGAAAATTGCCGCGGAGTTCAACGAAAAATTCGGCGAGGGCTCGGTAACCCTCGAGCTAAAGCATTCCTACAGCAACATGCTGGAAGTCATCGAAAAGTGCCCCGAAGTTCTGGAACGCGCCCGCAATGCCATCGAAGCTGTTGGCGTTGAGCCCGTCAGCGAACCCGTCCGCGGCGGCACCGACGGAGCCAAGCTCAGTTTCATGGGGCTGCCCTGCCCGAACCTGGGTACCGGCGGCTACGGCTACCACGGTCCCTTTGAACACGTCACCGTGGAAGGCATGGAAGCTGTTGTGAAAATTATCAAGAAGATTGCATTGGGATAATCGCGAACTCTTCACTGGAAAACTACAGTCCAATGTCGTCCTTGAATTTCTGGGTGAAGATATCCTGAATCATTCTGTATGGAACGATTACAGAGACTCTGCCATCGGCATGGCATGTGCCAGGCAGCGCCCATGTGTCAAACACGAACTTTACCCCTGAAAGAGTCAAGGCGGGAGTAAAATTGCCTTGGAACTGGTTTGCGGTGGCTTCACGGACTGCATCGCGATCTATTTCACGCTTATTCGTTCCTCGCAAATAGAAATTATAGATTACGTTATCTGCAATCATTTCAACCAGTTTTTCTCTAAAGCCGGGAACAAAAACAGCGGTGTCCACTACATAGGGTTCATCTACTCTGACAATAGTATAATATTCTTCACCAGGTCCACCATTGCCACCACAGCGGGAGTCAACGATTTTTTGAAATGACATCCATCGTAAAGCCTTTGCGGTGGGCATGGCGTAAAAATATCCCGAGCACATCTCAACTTCATCGCGCCACTTTTTCCCGTATTCAGCTTTAGCCCGGGCCCACCAATCATGGGTCCTTTTTACCTCCCTGTTCATTATCTTTTCCAATGCCTTTTGTATGGATTTTCGATTCACCTTCTTAGGCGCATCCTCCCCGAAAAACATGGAAAACACAAGTCTGTCAAACTTGGAATCTTCCAACAAATCTTGTGGATAGATGAGAGGATAAACCAACTGGTAATTTCCCCAAAAAGAGGAATCCTTATATGATGCGTGGAAGTTTTCAGAAAACATCATCCACGATTCAAAACTGCGCATAAGCGCCGAGGAATCATTAAAGTACTGAGATTTTGATTCCGGTTCATTGGCTGTCGCAAATTCTGTTGCTGATTTTATCGTTGCGGAGGAATCCACCAGCGCATGATCATCGGCGGAAACAGATAATCTAACACCCCAAAAACCTATTAAAATAGATACAAAAAATATGGTAAAGAATGTGACTAATTTTTTCTTGCTCATACTAAAATACCTCTATAGATGAAAAGTTCTGCAAACTAGTATATCACCAATAGTATATCGTCAGCTTTTTGAAATTTGTCAAATCAAAAATTCAACATTTTTATATTTGAAATTCCATGCGAATCCTTCAGATCAACAAGCTCTTCAATATGCTGGGAAATTTCCAGACGAATCATCGTGCTGGGATTCTTATCGCGGTCATCCTCTTTACGCTTCTCGCAGGTGCGGGAATTTTACGCTTCGAGTTTTCCTTTACCAATGACGGCTGGTTCCTTGAGGGGGACGCCGCAAAAGTCAACGCAGAAAAGTTCCGTAAGCACTTCGGGAACGACGCCAGCGTGGTTATGCTGGTCACCGCGCCAAGCGTCCGCGACTCCGCCATCATGGAAATGCGGGACACCCTCTCCCGCTACATGCTCTCGAACATCCCGTTTGCAAAAGAAATCCACACCATCGAAAATTCCAAAGGTACCGAAGCCCTCCTCCACCTGAGTCTGGAACGCTACAGCGACCCTGCGAATGACGCTGCAAAAATCGGCCGCGCCGTAGCCGACCTTTTGGAACGTCCCGAGTTTCAATCTGATCGCTGGGACTTGAATGCCGGCGGCGAGCCCTATCTTGAAGTTTCGAAAAACGATTCCTCCATGCCTCAGGCCGCACGCTCCGTTGTCATCGGTGTGTTCATCATGATTTTCTGCCTGGCGTTCTTTACCCGTAACAAGTACGGCGTCATGATTCCCTTCATGGCCACCGCCTTCGCCATGGCATCCGTTTTCGGCATTTGCGGTTGGCTGGGCGTCAAGCCCAACTTTACCTTGTTCACATTACCCATGATGCTTGGCATGGCTTTAAGCGTTGGCTACTCCATCCATTACATCAACAGTTTCAAGCAGGCCTACCAACGACTGAACGATCGCAAGCCCGCTCTCGTCGAAGCTGTCACGGAAACGGGCTGGCCCATTTTCTTTACAGTGATGACTACCGTTGCCTCCATGCTTTCCTTCCTGTTCGTGGATATGCCGGTGCTGAAAATCGTAGGGTCTATTTGCGCCGCCATGGTTTTCGCCGTTTACCTATACGTGATTATTCTGGTGCCGATCCTTTATAGCTACGGTCCCCAAAGCCGCAAGACGCCGAAGCCCCGCGACGAACGCCTTGAAAATTTCCTGGAAAAGCTCGGCACCAAGGCTCTGAATTTCAAGTTCCCCATCGTCCTCATTTCCATCGTCATTGCAGTGGTCAGCGCCATCGGCTGCAAAGATCTTAAAGTGAACATGGATTATGTGGAAATGTTCGGCACCAAGTTGCCCTTCGTGGAACGCCTCGTGAAGCTTATGAATTCCGAACTGGCCAACGTCTATTCCTACAACATCATGGTGGACACCGGCGAGCCCGACGCCTTCAAGAATCCAGAAAACATGCTGGCCATGGATAGCGCTTCCGCAGACCTTTCCAGCCTTCCGCTGACAAAGATTTCCGAAGGCAAGGCCCGCGTCATGATTGGTGGCGTCACCGATGATTTCAGCATGGCCTACATTCATGTGGAACTGAAGGAATGGAATTCCAAGCAGGTGGACATCGACATCGATAGCGCACAAACTCTAGTCCGCAAATACTTCCCCAAGGCTGACGTTGGTGTAGAAGGTTATGCCGTGGAACAGTCCTCCATGAACAACAAACTGGTGGAAGGTGAAATCAAATCCGTGTGCATTTCCTTCGTGGTAATTGCGCTGCTTTTGATTGCCTCTTTCATGAGCATCAAAACAGGTCTTATCGGCATGATTCCCAACGTGGCTCCCATCCTCGTAATTGGCGGAGTCATGGGTGCCTGCGCCTTCAGCATGGACATGATGACCATGATGGTGATCCCCATGGCTATAGGCATTGCGGTGGACGACACCATCCATTTCGTGAACCATTCCAAACTCTGCTTTGAACGATGCGGCAACTACCGCGAATCCATTCTCGCCACCTTCAGAGACGTGGGCAAGAGCATGGTCAGCACCACCATCATTCTCTGCATGATGTTCCTCGCCTACATGGTCAGCCCCGTCACCATCTTCTTCAGAGTGGGCCTCATGGCAACCATCGGACTTGTCACCGCATTGGTGGCCGACTTCACCATCACACCAGTGCTGATTATGCTGACGAAACCGTTTGGAAAGGAAACTGCAAAATGAAAACTCTCGTCCTCTACATTCACGGAAAGGGCGGGAACATCGCAGAGGCAGAACATTACAAGCCTCTGTTTCCTGATTGTGAAGTCATGGGTTTTGATTACAAGGCAGAAACTCCTTGGGCTGCCAAGGACGAATTTATCAAATTCTTTGATTCCGTCTCCACAGGCTTTGATCAAGTCTATCTCATCGCTAACAGCATCGGCGCTTACTTTTCAATGACGTCTCTTGGCTCAGCCAATATCGCCAAGGCCTATTTCATTTCACCTATGGTGAATATGGAAAAGCTGATTTGCGATATGATGATGTGGGCTGGCGTTTCAGAAAATGAACTCCGCGAAAAGAAGAACATCGCAACGAATTTCGGAGAAACCCTTTCCTGGGAATACTTGAGCTACGTTCGCGAAAATCCCATCCAGTGGAATGTTCCCACCAAGATTCTTTACGGCTCCAAGGACAATCTTGTCTCCTTAGAAACCATCACCAAGTTTGCTAATAAAATCAATGCGCCTCTCACCGTTATGGAAGGCGGTGAGCATTGGTTCCACACCGACGAGCAAATGAAATTCTTAGATGAATGGATAAAGAACGGCAAATCATTTGCTTAGGATCATCCATGTTTTTTTATTCAACAAAAAATCATTTCCATTCAATGGAAATCTTTCTTTTCTTTGCAGCACAATCTGTCAGGTAAGAATCAATTAAAGTCTGATAAGGAATTCCCTGCTCCTTGGACATTTTCTTGAAATACTCAATAGTAGACGCATTCAAACGAATGGTAATCTGTTTTTTCAAGGCTGCAGCATAAGGATTCCTTACTGCCTTCATTTTTTCAAAGTCATATTCTTTTTTCATGGTTCATCTCCTTTGCGAGCATTCCAATAATATTGAAATTCCTTCTTTGTCGCTTTTCGAGCACTAATTATTCGATTTACAATTACGTCATTGTCAGCAATAACCCGTTCTGTGTAAACCACAACCAAAGTTCTCAACTCAGAAGATAGACCAATAAGAATTGAACGATCTTCATCTCTAGAATGCTCTACGTCAAAGAAAACTCTCGCATGTTCATCTTCAAAGCAGCTCTTTGCCTCTTCAAACGAAATGCCGTGTTTCTTTTGATTTATACCATTCTTTTTTTCGTCCCACTCGAAATCTATTTCCATAATAGACCTCGCTGTATAACTACAATATAATTACATTTTAATTTTAGAGCAAGCTCACAAGATAAAAAAGCCATAGCATATATCTCCTTTATGATGACCAGCCTATTTCCCTAAGGAACAGAATCAATTATTTCACCCTCTATTCTCAAATTTCTCCTGGATTTGCTTGACTTCGGGAATCCGCTGCTTACGGGCTACCGCCAGGACCTTCTCCTTGTCGGAGCTGAGGAGTAGACGCTCGTAAAGCTGCGAGTGAATCTGGCGTTCAAGTTCACGGCTAGTCCACGCATTGTTGATGGCCTCCAGCTCATAATACTCGCGCTTGTCTGGATCTTCTATCTGAATTAGATCGCGATATTGAGTCCAGTTCAATTGTGAACGCACTGCGTTCACAATTGGATAAAGGGTGTAAAACTTGCGACAAAAAGCCAATTGACGATACGAAAATCCACGCTGCGAACAGCGTTCTGACGGGACTGCTCAATAATTCCTCGAATTTCCTGGACAAACTTTTCGTTGACACGCGAAAACACGGCATCGCTGCCGGATACTCCATTCCTTATTTTCATGAGAGATGTTGAGGGAACCCCTTTGTTCCCAGCTCTACGTGCACAGTCAAGAGGCTCGCCTCCTCTCTCAGGTTCTGCGGAGATGTCCAATGCGACACGCTCCCACGACTTGCAGCAGAGAATTTATGATGCCCTACGTATAGGGATTAGCAATGTGCAAAATATAATCTATGCGTAAATCATTTGCAAGACACTGTCGTTATGCAGTCAACGATGCAATTGCGAACACACTGTATTCGCAATCAGTGAATTTGTTATATTCCTAAAAAACTGTAGGCTTAAATGAAATTCATTCTTTTTCTTATTGCACTAGCCTTGATTGCTTGCTCAAATTCAGGTATTCGAAAATACCCGAATGGTCAATTAGTACAGCAGGGTTTCAGAGAAAATGGTGTGGAAGGCGTTGATAAATTTTACCCATCCGGCGCCCTTATGGAGCACAATGAATTTCATGGGGCAGACCGTAGCAACTCAACTATCACTACCTACTACGAAAATGGTTCTATGGAATGCAAGGGTTCTTTCGCGAAGGGAATCCAACAAGGCGACTTTCTCTGCTATTTCCCATCGGGAGCATTGCACGTTTCTGTTAGTGAAGACGGTCATGTAAAGCAA
This is a stretch of genomic DNA from Fibrobacter sp. UWR4. It encodes these proteins:
- a CDS encoding very short patch repair endonuclease, with the protein product MTRSQMMGAVHSENTKPEVIVRKSLFHAGFRYRLHRRDLPGTPDIFVQRYGVAIFVNGCFWHQHGCKLTSRPKSNSDFWNNKFDNNIVRDIKTQHQLSLMGIRVAVIWECSLRADARVDSALVLERLENFIKSDEETIEL
- a CDS encoding metallophosphoesterase produces the protein MFFLIFPITAVLVLYLNIRKVATGNKGVLIAGLPIILTFASFFLARSNSQIFAAVQCFMVIWLCQALWMYLLWDLFFGVRFVWKKLRAKKGHPQYRTNFFRNGSRAILAATVLLTAGLLAYGIPNHYDYKTRTLEVPVTLHPSFVAPSSFRNFKAVFFSDLHIDPLFKKEKLERLIAQCDSIKPDFILFGGDFADVHDSVLTAEGYDPLIQKLASTARIAAVAIEGNHEVYMERSGSDPAGFLRRNGWIVLDDSTACLPARKPTACFTGRRDFQKARVFNEPRKTLEELAVGSPMAESLTNKEHDVPWILLDHQPKGIEDEYGKSRPDFALSGHTHDGQFFPGNILIKWIWPLAYGEGTLSETHWLVSSGVDSWGPPVRAGSDTEIWILDFKTIMKAETTGRLLTKRPRAVLSADSLIRSTQGLQKAMKIESPEISPEMKAELDSLNKVASENLKNEMDSLEKDFAKSITGDVRAVQ
- a CDS encoding Na+/H+ antiporter NhaC family protein, whose amino-acid sequence is MLYALTAILVALIVYGIVRGHSLREISGMAWSGVGVAKNIFIVMLMVGVMTALWRASGTVAYIVSVTSGALQPAFFLPAAFVLNSLLSALTGTSVGTAATMGSICMSVGCAMGISPAVCGGAILSGAFFGDRCSPVSTSALLVAQVTGTNIYDNIRGMIRTCILPFVLSLGIFAGTGYLMESASTATNVTDIFSQFYNLHWTLLFPAATILILACLRVNIKLNMAISILLSAILAWSMQGMAPEKICETMIFGYSAPEDISEMLSGGGLLGMLKMCGTILISLTFVGLIKGTGILEKVKVLISRLSHRISPFGCTLFTAILTSMTSCNQTMSIVLTNEMCESVVTDKNKRALFIENSSVVVAGIIPWSMASLVPLGAMGAPTSSVLFAAYLYLIFIFQWITEKRN
- the pepT gene encoding peptidase T, producing MKVQERFLKYVSFTTTSDENSATCPSTDCQFALGKYLAQELAEIGLQQVKIDEHCYVYGMLPATAGHEEDTPIGFISHMDTSPDFSGVNVKPQIIENYEGNDVVLEGAGRDEQGLAKMVLKVADFPTLKNLKGRTLITTDGTTLLGADDKAGITEIVTAMEELAETDRHAESRGYENLSGHGDIWVCFTPDEEIGRGADLVDLNYMKAKYGYTVDGGYEGDIAYENFNACSAKFTVRGKSVHPGEAKGIMKNASLMATEIAMALPADETPATTEGHQGFYHLTDMKGDVENATLWYIVRDHDKKRFEERQEFLRKIAAEFNEKFGEGSVTLELKHSYSNMLEVIEKCPEVLERARNAIEAVGVEPVSEPVRGGTDGAKLSFMGLPCPNLGTGGYGYHGPFEHVTVEGMEAVVKIIKKIALG
- a CDS encoding sigma-70 family RNA polymerase sigma factor, whose amino-acid sequence is MGRSVSFERLVSLRSEIFNLGAVFCRLDNVDDGSQLSFRTNRQMLDFLWNVRSLTYEACAKHGLSHGWWSQLQKTYSEWESVRNVIAARYMPLVKSMARKYGHHNQDSSDLIQEGAKGMLRALDSYEVDRGVPFDAYARPWIQKYLSQCVECHSEVVRIPDSLAKRRRTLHDLESSTLTLSNTASRNPNFVCDLEIPDNRENPEQHFAHRETIRFLNQCVNNLDEDSRKVLQLHYGQEKRPSLEQIGEKCGFSREKTRKIEKKALKSLAERIKSRIFNRSGK
- a CDS encoding low molecular weight protein-tyrosine-phosphatase, whose translation is MVKILFVCHGNICRSPMAEFVMKHKVAEMFGPSGRSCAGPARTELASGKSCGLTAADFEIASAATSTEEIGNPVYPPARRLLNSKGIDCSGHAARQMTQRDYDYYDYIVLMDRNNLRNLRWNISAADYAYETSRDVTATSANIEHDRKKISLMMDWTNRPGDVADPWYTGNFDATWRDVNEGCDGLLDYILNSK